Part of the Thamnophis elegans isolate rThaEle1 chromosome 10, rThaEle1.pri, whole genome shotgun sequence genome, tagcaagtgaaattcattaaaatgtatttgaaaagataattttagtgagtttgcttttgaacaaatatttctaaatttattcgtttacaattttattcattttaatattttactagTTTGATTTGATATAACACTGATTTTGTCGTTGTCTTgagtgacatctgtgaaaaaaattcaggtgctcaggcatgaaaatgtgctgctcaaacactatacttttccgcccaaactgaaaaaaaattagagggaacattgctctgcACATACTGGTTCTGAACCAATAGCAAAacataagaggatttcatgcctgcttTGGGTGCTtgcaaagggaaagaaaacaaatacCCAGCCCTTTTCAGCAAGTGATTTGATTTGAGCCAAGTTTATTCTACCTGTTTGACAAGTGCAATTTATAGAGTAATGTTATGTGTAGTCCAATAACAAAGTCCCATAGGAATAATAACCTCCCCTTGTTCCTATCCAGAGTACTCTTTGCCTTATCTATTAGTAGCAGATATAGTATTAGTAAATCATTAGTTCTGCAGGGCTTCTTCCATCTTTTCATAATCTTTCTTGAGAGTTCACTTCTGCTTTATCCAACTACAAAACCTTTTTCTACATTTGTGCTTTTTTTCTGACTAGGTCAGTGCTTTTAAAGTACAGTTGAAGCCATTTTACTAGGCCAGGGATCTGCAAACTTAAAAACTCCAAGAGcaatttggacccatttcccacagaaaacactgacaTCACTCACCCTCATCGAGTCACATGACTccctagccatgcctacccaacaGGCTATTATGacagaaaactggttgttaaaaaatACTGGGAACCACACAACCTTtttgacatctctctctctctctctccctccctcttctctgctctcccactccctctctccccctctctctttctctctcttccctctctctacccctctctctgtatttatctctccttccctccctctccctttctctctctctcccctccctctatgtatctctctctctctcttccctctctccccgccTCTCTGTATATATGTCTCTGTATCTCTATGACTTTCTCTTGCTCCCCCTCTCTCtactcctctctcttccctctctctatttctctatgtGTTTTTCCAGGGGTGGGTTAAAGCAGCCACTACAGCTTCTTTGCTCATGGCCATGAGATGCATGTTTGATGCACACTTGATGCACACTTGATGCACACCATACAATAAAAATTACTCTGCACATGGACACTTTTCAATCAAACCCGCTGGGGGCACTTATCTGCTGAAGAAGTTAAGATGCTCAGGGCAGTTGGAAAAGTGTGGGGTGTAATTCTCCAGCACCTTCTCTCTGGCTGGTGCTTCTTCTGGCCCTTGTTAGTGCTGAGTGTCTCACTTGGGGAGATATCACCCTGAGACCCTGAGATACTGGGCCCACCCAACTGTGACCAATGCTGGCCTCACTAATATGACAGCTGGTGGAGTTGGAATAGGATCCAGGAGGGGATGACAGAAAAGGGGCTTCAGCTTTAAACCTTACATGGGACTTTCACCATCTAGAGGACACTTTTCAATCAAAGCCGCTGGGGCACCTATCTTCTGAAGAAGTAAAGATGCTCATGGCAGTTGGAAAAGGGGGCCTGATCCATCAAACTTTACAAACCCACCCTGGGGGACTGGCTGAGAGAGTGAGAGTACCCTTGCCAAAAACACTCACCCGTCAGCTGATCAGCCCATGTGCCCCATGCACCTTTGCTGCACTTTGGCTGAGCCCAGCCCCCACTTAAGGAGGGTCTTCCCACTAATGCTCCCCCTTCTGGCCCACCAGAGCCAGCCAGGGGATTGTGATAGGAGAAGAAGGACCATCTTTGGGGAAGCCTCTGCCGCAGCTTGTGCTCATTCCTTATTCCTCAGCGAGGGCGGATTTCCAAAAGTtgccaagaagaaagaaaaggagcagCGAAGAACCCCAAGGACAGCTTGCTCGGTTGGCCCAGTCACGGCTTTCTGAGAGAGaacgatgagagagagagagaaaacacagagagagagagaagagagagagagagagagaagggggagaagagagatagagagggagagggggaaagagagacatAGAGGGACATAGAAAGAGGggaagatagagagggagagaaagagacagtggtgggttcctaccagtttggaccagtttggctgaaccagtagtagtttggcatcctgggtcactggaactggcagtgatccaggcctgccatttccccaaactggttctcctggcagtgcctatggcagtgccatcttgttttttgcttctgcaggtACCTGAAATGATGGGGTCTGTAACCATGAATTCCATTCAGAATGTCCTTGGAGTATCTCATGGAGTATCTCCAAGGCAACAGATGCtggtatttctttcaagcaaaaaaaaaggatgtTAACATTTGTTTTGCAGGCCACAATTGTGGAGAAGTTGGGTCTTGGACGCTATATGGATGTTATGAATCTGTACACGAGGATTGAATATACAGCACCGACATCTGATGAAAATGTTATTGTAACAGACACAGAATTTAGCCATGTTCCAGTACGTCTTTACATTCCTACAAAGCAGTCAGATGTCTTGAAAAGAGCAGTGATTTTCATCCATGGAGGTGGATGGTGTACAGGATCAGCAAGTAAGCATAAGTATTTTATTCCACTAGAGTGGGTCTCAAATATATAAATGTATCTATTTTTTCTGACATCACAGGGCTTTCATTGAGGTATAATAGAGATATCAACCTTCTTGAGTTGCTGGCTAATTGATTGGTTTTTTAAAACCATCCTGATGATTCTCACAAAATGAATCACATAGAAGGTACAAGATTCGCAATTGTCAAAAGGTAAATTGATGAGGTTGCACCTTCCAACCTCTCTAACTCTTGCCAGTTTATCTGTTTGCCAATTTTAATTTACAATGTAATCTGAGCAGTAGGGGAAAATGAAGTAGTAAGTTGCTTTTATCCCATTATTTTCATTGGGACTGTTCAAAACCCATTTTAAAAGATCTTCACACCCTGTTGACTACTTGCTTCTCTTCTTTGGTAGTCTTTCTTGGCAGCCTCATCCGGAGCCGTATCATTTCAAGAGATCACTGAATGGTAGAGATTAGAGCAGTTTATCCCTGCCTCAATAATTTTATGATGCTCCCAACATTaatttccattcccagaattccccagccagtagaaTTTTGGGAACTGGCACCTAcaaatcttgaagttgccaaCATTGGGGAACATTGGATTAGAGATTCATGGAAAGTTTCCAGAAAGTCCCTCCTAAAAGAAACCAAAAACAGCTCATTAGAATTTGTAGGCTTAGGACTTCAAACCTCACATGAACACGAGGCAGAAACAATTCTGCCATTCATAAAATGAACTTAATGTTTCTTAGTTTCTATGGTAACATTCTACTCTCACTCTTGTGGTAGTCTAAAGACTTGTCCCATATTGTTTTTGACCCATGCACTGTGTATTGGTGTTGCAAGAATAATATAACATGTTTTGCCACTTATTTTTCACAGGCATGAAAGCCTATGACCTCTTATCAAGATGGACATCAGAAAGACTAAATGCTGTTGTGGTGTCTGTCAAGTAAGAATGGTGTTTGAAGGAGACATTTTCGTTCATTAATCTTTTCCTAATCTTTTTCCATAaacaaaaaattaattaattaatagcaatagcacaaacTGGAACATTGAAGCCATATATATTGTTATTGGTTGCTAAGTTATACTTCCTTGCATATACTGTGCTATAagtattatttcatatttataatggatagctaatatagttttaaatttattGTCTTTTATACTTTTTGCTAATTGTAAACAAATATAATATGATTGGAACACGgtataataatatttaaatacataaaatgaAATGCACAAATCATTTCAAAAAACTAAAATCTTCATTTCAAAATATAACAATGTAGAGATTGTCAACCTTTTGTGGTAATCCAGACAAACTATTGTATCTTGTATGGAAACTACTCAACACTATGGATGGTAATGCTACCTTTATTGCAACgttataataacagaattttGCTTTTTTCGCCTTTTCCTTTACTTTCTAAGGAAGCAGCAtggtcccttctgagatgctttCCACACCCAATTCCTTTTGTGGACTGGGATGTTTCCTATCTCTTATCTGTGGTTTGtggttcttccttctcttccttaagGATATTTCCACAGATTATTACATCAGTCTTGCTTatcagctgctttaaaaaaagctaaTGGTATTTTCCAAAGTTAAAGATTATTCTGTCTCAGATTATTCCACATAACTTATAGCTTCCATAAAGCATATACTCCAATGAAGCATAATTATTCTATTGACTAAATAGACCAGAATAGAATTAGTcgataaaaggaaaataaattttgTTGATAATTTAGCACACAAGTAAGTCATGAATtcaaaaaaattaagcaaattcTATATTGAAGAAAATCATCTTTTAAAATCTAATATCAATAGTGTAAATCTAGCGATACATTAATTTTGTTTTAGCAACACaaggaatttatatatttctttcattgtgtttttaattaattcCAAAAGTTACAGACTAGCGCCAAAATATCGATTCCCCATTGCATTTGAAGATGTGTACTCAGTATCAAAATACTTTCTACAAAACAGCATTCTGGAGAAATATAATGTAGACCCAAGTCGCATTGCCATTGCAGGAGACAGCGCAGGAGGTGGCTTAGCTGCAGCTGTAACCCAGCAGGTAAGAATTACCCATTTGAAAGTAATAAATCTAAAATGGGTTTATACATGTTACTGATCTCTGTTATCTCAAATCCTGCTAGTTTATTTACCTTGGGGCTTTTCACACTATATACCTAAGAGTAGGAAGTCATAATTTTTAATTACCCTGAAAGATTCAGGTTCTTCTAAGGAGTTTAAAATGGAAGATCATAGAATTATGTCTGTTAATTGGACCCCGACTGTCTGAAATTATCATGTAACCAAATACCTGCAGCAATTAACAATCAGGGCAACTGCTGGGACTTTTCACATTAGAGGTGTAATACTAGGTTTCtaccattttaaaagaaagtcCTAGATTTTTAGTTTGTTGATTTGCCCAGACCAAGAAGTGGCATGCAGGCTACCTACCATGCAACAAAGCCCAAGAAGACAACTGATTCAGGAGGAAATGCACTAGATAGCACCTTGTCAATGGTTATTTCATTGTGAAAAATGTAACTTCAGTCCCATTTCAAGAATACGCAAGCTCAACAGCACAATCAAAGTAAATTTAACACATTCATGTGAGCTGTAAATAAcataagacaaacaaacaattctgattcttactttttatttcatatatttgcatattcatGAATTTTCTGAGAGGGGAAAAGGAGAAATTGCTATGTGTTGTTCTTTTACGTACCTTAATATAAAGTGATTGAGGGAGGTTGTCTCCAGGAAATTGCAATCTGGGCTTCTCTCCAGTCTTAAATCTCAAgagaagtacagatagtcctcaacttatgaccacaattgagcccaacatttctgttgctaaacgaagcaattgttaaatgagttttgccccattttatgacttttcttgccacagttgttaagtgttaagtgaatcacctaagttagtaacatagttgttaagtgaaactgacttcccaattgtcaaaaggttgcaaaaagtgatcacattatCTTGACACAAAAGTTATAtgtgtaaaaaacagtcataaattatttttttcagggccatagtaactttgagcagtcactaaacaagctgttgtaagttgaggactacctgtatactttcCCATGGAGCATTTTCACATTaggaaccaattttgttgtatttaagtacaatgacaataaagattatacttaattaTAGCGTCCTAAATATAAGTGAAAGATGTAACTTCACTTCCATTGCAAGAATAAAGGAAGCTCAACAACACTATCAAAGTAAATTTAACATTTATATGAGTGGTGAATGACATacggcaaacaaacaaaaatttatcaagaaaaaataattttggggGAATAAGAGGTCACTTTTTGGGACAAAGTTAGTATATTGAGTCGGACATGACCTGTACTTTACAAGGAGAAGAATTTTAAATTATCCCTCACTCTGCTCTTTTTCCCTATCCAGCCTATTTTGATTATGaaaatgaattgaaaaaaaatcaaataattccTAAAGCATTTAAACTCCACAGAGTAATGATAAAGAATAGTTATATTATAGTCATTGATGCATAAGATTGGAACATACTGAAGTTTTCAATATATCCTTTAGTTagcaaatataataatatatctttttgtattttatttgtatttttcttcaAAAGCCATTAGTGTAGAAAATTCCCAGATTACAAATACTTTGAAAAACATATCAGTTAAGGTTTTTCCCTTACAATTTTgaataaaaaagatagaaaatggCTTACATTATGaaatatgaaacatattaaataATCCATCTTTCAtaggaaaaatatttctaataaataCTTTCCTTTTCTAGATTCTAGATGACCCTGACGTCAAGACTAAATTCAGGATTCAAGCTTTATTGTACCCTGGTCTTCAAACTATTGATCCCGAATTGCCATCCcttcaggataataaaaacatgcCAATTCTGCCTAAAACATTCGTAATCAAATTCCTCAGTGAATATTTTCCATCAGATGACTTTTTTTCCAAAGCTTTAGAGACCAACCAACATGTTCCTACAGAGCTCAACCATTTGTTTAAATTTGTAAACTGGAGTAAGTGGCTAcctgaaagatttaaaaaaggtCACGTTTATACTGACCCATCACATAGAAATTCCAAAACTGGACACAAATATCCAGGTTTACTGGATCCAAGGCTGGCACCACTTTTAGTTGAGGACATTAAGCTTCGGAGCTTACCACTTACATATGTCCTCACTTGTCAATATGATGTCTTGAGGGATGATGGAATCATGTATGTTTCCCGTCTTAGGGAAACAGGAGTTGAGGTAGCACATGAACATGTTGACAATGCTTTTCATGGTGTTCTATCATTTATTACAAGTCCTCTTGCTCTAAATATAGCACAAAGAATGGCTAACAACTACATCGAGTGGCTAAATAAGAACCTGTGAAAATACACCTATACCACCTGAAGATGATTGATCTGGATTCATTCggtttcattcaatttatattatttgtttcaGGGACATTATCCTTTTGGTCAATAAATTTGACACTGTAATTCTGCAGTTATTATACTTGATGTAGAATCTCCTGTTTCCTGCTGTTTGAAAAAGTGTGAGAAGCTTGGTAGAATATGTGGGGGACTTGTATAACCATTAAatgattaataatttaaaatgaaaaataaagcttCTGTTGACCATTTCATATGTGAAATTATAGACTTGGATCTTGATGTTATTTAGGATTGCTTTAAAAGTCATGATTCATTTCTATACTCTTTTGGAACCAGTCAAATGTGTTCCAGTAGGTTTTCTAAGGTAACTTGTTCCGTTTGGGAAACAACCAGTGTGAATATCTGGCTGCAGACCATTGTAAGTTCTTCAGTAGCAGTTCATGAATAAAACCTCTTGGTTTCTCTTGATTGGATTTTGCATGGATTGTGTCAAAGGAAATGGGTGTAATAGTGCCTATAAATTCATCTTTGATTCAGGTTGACTTGttgattcagaaaaaaatgaataaaatgttctATGAGATATATTATGCTACAAATGTACAAACTACTCCAATGCTACTTCCCATGGTGAGCTGCTGGATTAGTTAGGTAGATATACTCCTGAGGAGTATTCCTTAGAGCCAGCTTATTTAATCAGTTTCCAATTTTCTCTTTTTAGGAGAGACAATCCAAAAATGGTGGGGCTGCAACTAGAGCACTGTAGAGGAACTAGATTATATAGATCCATTTCAGCCAGGTTTCTAACTTGGGTATGAGTTAAAGATTCTTTTTAAAACCATATTCAATTAGATTGACCCAAACTCAAGGGAGATAAAAAGAAGTGCTAGACTTTGGATGTGTGAGACAAATATATGTGTACTTCCTATTCTCCATGGTATTGACGAGAGAGTCCAAAATGGGGTTATTCTAGCCTGCTAGCTCATTAAATGAATTGAAAGTGTGAAGACATGCCTCCTGGGTAATGGTCCTCAGTCTTTCAATTCAGTTTCAGCTCGCAAGACTAGTTTCTCTTGAGCTCCCAGCTCAGTGGTTGAAAGATTTGTTCTAATATTATCTGGATTGTGGGGTTTTGGGGGGTTCAGTAAGGAAGACAATACAAGGCGCCTTCATCGCATTTTTAGTTTACTACCACAGACTCTTCTGCGGGGCTCCATTAGCCCAGTTTCTAGTGCGCCAAGGCTTCCTGCCCTTTGAGGTCCGGACTTTGCCTCCTTAATGATTACCAGAGGTGGGAGCTGATTATA contains:
- the LOC116513887 gene encoding arylacetamide deacetylase-like is translated as MGGKFFCLLVASTLVAYYIYQPLPENVEEPWKLIILDASIRSLNHAATIVEKLGLGRYMDVMNLYTRIEYTAPTSDENVIVTDTEFSHVPVRLYIPTKQSDVLKRAVIFIHGGGWCTGSASMKAYDLLSRWTSERLNAVVVSVNYRLAPKYRFPIAFEDVYSVSKYFLQNSILEKYNVDPSRIAIAGDSAGGGLAAAVTQQILDDPDVKTKFRIQALLYPGLQTIDPELPSLQDNKNMPILPKTFVIKFLSEYFPSDDFFSKALETNQHVPTELNHLFKFVNWSKWLPERFKKGHVYTDPSHRNSKTGHKYPGLLDPRLAPLLVEDIKLRSLPLTYVLTCQYDVLRDDGIMYVSRLRETGVEVAHEHVDNAFHGVLSFITSPLALNIAQRMANNYIEWLNKNL